In a genomic window of Rhinolophus ferrumequinum isolate MPI-CBG mRhiFer1 chromosome 2, mRhiFer1_v1.p, whole genome shotgun sequence:
- the SST gene encoding somatostatin yields the protein MLSCRLQCALAALSIVLALGGVTGAPSDPRLRQFLQKSLAAAAGKQELAKYFLAELLSEPNQTENDALEPEDLSQAAEQDEMRLELQRSANSNPAMAPRERKAGCKNFFWKTFTSC from the exons ATGCTGTCCTGCCGCCTCCAGTGCGCGCTGGCCGCGCTCTCCATCGTCTTGGCTCTGGGCGGTGTCACCGGCGCGCCCTCGGATCCCCGACTCCGTCAGTTTCTGCAGAAGTCCCTGGCTGCTGCGGCAGGGAAGCAG GAACTGGCCAAGTACTTCTTGGCAGAGCTGCTGTCTGAACCCAACCAGACAGAGAATGATGCCCTGGAACCTGAAGATTTGTCCCAGGCTGCTGAGCAGGATGAAATGAGGCTGGAGCTGCAGAGATCTGCTAACTCAAACCCGGCCATGGCACCCCGAGAACGCAAAGCTGGCTGCAAGAATTTCTTCTGGAAGACTTTCACATCCTGTTAG